The DNA region GGAGGTGCTAATAATTTACTACTGCTTTCACCCGTTAATATCGAGGTCATGTTACGTTTTTTAGAAGGCGAAGCCAAATGCCTATTAATCATCTTACGTTCTTCTAAATCGGAAGTTGTGACGCTCTCTACGTCGGACCAATCGCTAGAACTGGCatatttcttcgaattttGTGGCCTCggcatttctatttttaccgGTGGATCCTCGACAATATTTCCGTACTGCTTTTCAACGATGTATGCCTCTTGTGCCTCGTTCTCTTCCAATTCTATCTCCATCTTTGGTCTTAAACTTTTAGCCGGATCTTCTTGGCCCTCTGGCGAACCACGTTCTGGTAGAGACAGATCGCAAGAACATTTGCAATTTTTCTGGCACAATGTCTGGTTACATAACTTTtgtgttcctttcttttcaatatcaCTGTCGAATACGCTCGACGACGAAGAGAAGGAATAATAATCGGAATGCGCGTTTCTTGTATTGGTACTCTTTTGAACGTAAGGAGTATCTCCGTGTCCGCACCAACTGTAACGTCCCTTCTGAGCGTCCTTTTTTTGAATCGAGTTAGGCGTTAGAAAGCTCATAGAGAAATCCGCATAGCTATCGTCATCTAATTTCATCGTTTTTAGAATATCCTCGTGAAAACTAACGCGTTTTTTGCTTTCACGCTTTTTCTTACGTTGTCTACGTTGTACTATGGCTTCAGAGCTGGATGTTGACAAAATGCTCGCATCTGTCATATTTAGGGTGTTCAGAATACCATAAGGAGGCTCTATATTGTCGCAATCAGAAATGGTCATACTCAATTCCAAGAgatttgtatcattattaatcaCGTAGGAATTACGAGGATCTATGTTCTTCTTGAAACTATAGCTGCCATCCCCGTAATAGCTgctccttttatttatatcttttattccaTTGTCACATTTATTGTTCACCGCGTCCAAGTGAACGGTATCAAGGCTTCTgctgtaataatcataaccCTTTAAAGTATCCAAACTTGAACAATTGAGTTCATTATCTTCGAGCTTTCTGGTTAAATTTTGATTCGCGATGTCACTCTTCGTCATAATCACATTTTGAAATTTTGTAACCGCAGGAGATTGCATCGGTGTTTTTCCATCCTCGCTGGAATCGCTTGAgctaaaatttttattctcttgtatgcaattgttgataataactttgtatctattatttcgataatctGGAATATCATCCATCGAAGAGTCCTCCTGAAATGGGTGTGTCAATATAAATGCAAggttcaaattaaaaatataaagaacttACTTCTTTATAACTGCTAGCGTCGGTTTCATTCGCGAGATCCATATCACTGTCAAATGCAACGCCGCTATCGCCAGGAGAAGCTAAGCTCGAACATACGCTAGAAGACCTCAGATGTAAAGATAATACGGTCCCAGAAGAGTTTATGCTCATAGGCCTTTGCGGCATATAATTGCAGATGTCCAAGTATGTCACATcctatatttaaaatcatcattttattttacaaaactattcttgatatacagatccttttcttttttttctttttctttttttttttttttttttatttaccaaAACTTTTCCAAGAACAAACTATACGTGTACcataaaaatatactatatacagcGATAACATATTGACCcttgaatttataaaaacagATATATCCGCACGTATGTCTTTTACAACAAgacagatattatttattaccaaGATAATTGTAACTAGGGGGTGATATTGATATCTGCATGGGGGAAGTCAAATAAAAACTGCATAACAGGTTAAAGGGAAACATTATCCAATTTGAGTCAACATATTGCTATcttagaaaatgaaagaaagaagattacCCAACAGTTGCAAACAacgatatataagaaaataaatcgtcgAACATTAAAACACCCTGTCGAGTTGTCTCGCgcaagataacaacaatatttttaatttttttaattaatttaaattgtattttaatatacatactaATTGTAAAGTGAAGGACACATTTTCTAGACCAGCAAGGAGATTTACAAGTTGGTTTGTCTTATCGGCATCGCGGACAAGCGCATGTGGAAAGTACTGTTTCTTTAAAGTTTTGTTATCCCGTAGTAAGCAGGCTAAATAACTTTCGAAGCTGCCTTCGCTGAGAGTATGATATAACCATGCTCTACctacaaaatatatagaacTTTTTTTGGAATATTCCACATTTCAAATATCATGATACTTTACAATAATTGTTTCGAAAGAATAGTCGGATAAATGTAAAGTAATAGAAAGTATCTTTGCATTTCAGGAAGGCTCACCTTTCCCTATGGAAGTTAGTACACTTTGGAGCGCATGAATAACTACGACGGTATCCTGATGACTTAGTTCTCTTGCCGTACCCCAATATCCGTGTCTTTCTACGCGCAAACCATGCCGTAATGCTCGATCTAACCAATAAACGAGCCAGGAATCTCCATCCAAGACCACGGTACCATAGAGACTCTGAGCGTAAACCTATATTATGATAAAGcagacataataataatcggttaataaaataaaagcacTCCTTACGACGGTATCAAacataaaaatcttttaaaacCGATCCAACGGTTGTTTACAATAATAGCTACGTCTTTTGCAACATATgtaaaacatattaaaaataactgaTGCACGACGTGCCTTTCTTAATTTACTCGTGACACATACGTTGCtaaatttcgatcgatcttctcgcccttttctttcgaaaggagagagagagcgagagcgagagagagagagagagagagagagagagagagagagagagaaaagaaagaaggcaaagaaaaaattataaaaacctTTTCGCGGGAATCATTTCAGCTTTGTGACGTCGATTAAATGGAACAAAGAAGACGTCAATTCTATTAACTAAATGAGACCTCGAAATCCTCGATAATGTTCGAGTGatcttcgatcgatcaaagagaaagataatgagACGATTGACACGGTCTCGAATATGATTGGAAGAATATGAAAGAGGAATATTTAACGATAGGCGACTCGTgctgcagcagcagcagcagctcGTGCTTACTGACGACCGCGTGCACATCTGCGATGTCACCAGTGGCACTACCGTCATATTTGAGGTTTCTTGCGACGTTTCAACATCCGAACGAAAtcgaatgagaaaaattaaatgacgATGAGAAAGGTGAATACGAAAACTTATGTTATTCTCAATATCACCGAATCGAACGACGAAGAATCAATTTCGACTCTCCTCTGACGTCATCCTCTCAATTTTCCTTATCAGACTTTCGCGCGGCGATCCATAAACTGCATTTCCTGTGTGACTGTGCGCGCGTGAAAGTCAGGCCTATCGTAACGCGAAACAGCGTTAAGCACGATTGTCGATTgcagaaggaagaaggagaaatctCTATATagagttttttttctcttcaactctcattctcgttctcttttcgtttctagAGTCGAACGCAGATTTATCTCTTTGTACATActtttgtgtgtgtgcatgcgcCCACCTATTCTAGCATATGTGctgtggtatatatatatatataaatggccTTGGATATTGATACGACACGTCTCTAcgtaaaaagagaagggaaagagggTTTAGTAGTAAAAGACCTATAACGAAAtgcgcgcacgcacacacgcacacacacgcgcgcacacagaGAGAGGAGACGGACACGCACTCACCAATTTGACGGCTTTCGTCAATTCTTGAAGAATTCTACTCTTAGAAAGGACCTTGTCGGTGCAAAGGTCCATGTCTTCCTGACTCGGCATTTCGTAATGCGATGATGTTACATCTTTCTTGTTGAGATAATAGAGAAAtttgaacgataaaaatgagaattttCCAAGGGAAACGCCAAGCACGTCTCCGATCCGACTCGACGGGGTTACGCTGGCACACTCGTCGCCGGGTGGACTCATTGATTTTTTAGAGGCGCGCAAGTCGGGCGGCAAATTTGAATGCACTGCGCCGATCGACTGACGTTCATCGTCTCCACCAGCCGTCTTTAAAACgacatatcttttttatttcttttccttttctctcagTGAATTCCAAGTGCCTACAAAATGATAGGTAAAATAACAGACAcaatatctttaaataaataaaacgagtagagaaataaagagaaagggttAAGGATGCTCATGGCAAATCTTGTTTGTGAGAGATTACAAACAAATCTAGCTACAAAGTGTTGGATGCTTGCTAACAGCTCGTGGATAACTCCTGGTGCATTCGATAACGTATTATCTCTAACCAAGCGCGaaagtaatttatttctttcattcgtttctctttattttttcattgatcgCATTGAATGTTCTCTCGTTGGTTTAACAAAATCTACCGGATgttagataaaataatgattgacAAATATTGAACGCGAttgaaactttttaaatatttattttttatgcgtTAAGGTTCATCTCTCAAAATAGAAATCACTCGCTTGATCTACAATTCATGAACATCTTTTTTCGAGACGTTGCACATACCTTTTTTCTATCCTCATCAAAGAAGCTTCCTTTCTATCCGtaactatatattatagacGATATAAGTGGTAATAAAACGGTTGAGAAACGGGAAGGTAcaggaaacaaaagaaagaatatacgTTGAATGAGAGAGGAGACGTTTCAAATACCTACCGGAAGGTAAAAACTTCAGGGTCAAGTACACGTCGAGAGTGTTATTACAATACGATGAAAAAGTGCGCAatttttcttaccttttcctctactcactctttttcccctaacgtaaattattatttctccgtctattttattataaataataaaagaatatattacgatttaattatgaacatttttataatatgttcATTATATAATACGTCAATTGACTAAGTTTCGATCGATTACATCTTTTTGGTCCACCCAGTATATCCGAAGGCATGCATTGACTTTGGTAGTCGTCATTTGAAAATtgtaacaattacaatattttattattataatattataatattaatttattgacgATCTCTCAAGAGAATCTATTGAACGATAGAAGTGATTTGGTCGTGACcatcgattaaataaaaacttgatCGATTCGAAATTCAAGGGAGAACCTATAAAAAGCTTCCTACAATTAATCCGTCgttctaattaattataaagaataaaaatagcaaagaTTTAACGATTTATAAACAACGAAagttattgtttaaataagtTTTTAATCGATCACTTTTTACAGTTCACCCTGTGTATTAGAAGTCGTTGCATTGACTTTGACAGTCATCGCTTAAAAACTAACGGTTAAAGTTAATCTCGAGTCTCGAGGGTGGAAATTTTCAATTCAACATTTATTAGTAaagatacgagagagagagagagagagagagatgggaaaGTCAATTCTGATAAACGTTCTTGATATccttaaaaatattcgtattatctGACGAGCCTAGCAGGGGTCACCTTTCTTCGAGCGTAACGTTCCAATCCTTTACGAGAGGTCAAAgtttaagatttttttctccttttctatcgAGTTATATCACGACGCTTATTAATGTGCTGTGATTTACAATGCAACTTTTAAATAGatcaatcgttttatttttcgaccGATGAAGGCCGACGAACAAATCGTTTTTGAATCATTTCCTGAAAGTTCGAGATCATCGATCGAGAGTTCGTCGAGATGGAAAACAACGACTAATTAAAGGTAATATTCAATTGTTTTAAATCCTTTCGTtgcattgataaaaaaaaaaaaaaaaaaagaaaaaagaaaaaaatgtaaggtGCCACGAGAATCACTTGAAAATttctcgtcattatcgttagatcgtttcattgaaaaataacgAACACACGTGATTCTCATTCATACATTAttcattaatgaaataatttattgaccTTCTaacgacagaaagagagataatacaaacaaaaaaaagtaggTTATGTCAATCTTTTCTCGAAATTAATCATGTAACCTCAAATATCTGCTTAATTCAAAAAGCCGATCTATTGATCGATTCCTAATTTATTCTAAGCGTcgcaaaaaaaattcttttgtagatttttataaaatattatcgttgtatttACATTAGGTAGTTCGTAAAAAGTTTCTTATCTTAAGTTTCTTCTTAATTGGGGACTACGtccttttacattattatacgtataatagaGATTACGcatttcgttttcttatcGCGAATGAtttcgtaataacgatataattctCATAAATTACGTAAATtagtgaaaataatgaaatatttcttcgaaCCTGTTACGAACATAATTCGATGCGAAAcatttgtacatttttttttattctgtaaAAGGATTACGCAATTCCTTATTACGCAtgtcattctttctttcgtgtCATGAATTACTTTTTGACGTTTCAATCGAACTATCTTTAACTGGAGCATGAAACGATGCAACGAAAGGACGTGCcatttcaatagaaaaaaatttatcaatctttctaccgatgaaaatattaataatttaacattttaatgtAACGATCATATAGGTCTTTTAAACTGCTTTATCCTGTCGATAAAAAAGTGAATTTATCCGTCGAGCATGGATTCCACGTTTTCGTTGACATGTTTTCTCCGATAGATGGCAAAGGTAGTCGGTAatatagttaaaaataaattgcattGCAATTACTCttgttaacattaattatactcATTGGGTTGTTATCATTTTAAGCTTGAAAACGTTCTATTAGCGTTATCTTGGAACCTCTggcaatataaattattttacgataaacGATATATGCATTTAATTAGTACTACAATTAATGCATTGAATTTTTTTGGATAACCGATGGATCGAGATCAAAGGATCTTCTTTACCGGCGAAAAAGATCGAGGATTGATccttttaataaattgatggtattcatattaatttttcatgtcAATCAATTTTTAAGATGAGTCAAAGAACAAGAGAATTGTAATAGTAAACGCTTCATCGACTGTAAGGAAATTCTTTCAATACGTTACTGGGGAAAATGTTACCCAGTCATAATCGATATGCAATGGAAACATCATCGTAAAACGATTGTAAACAATGAGGCAAGTATCATCGAAGTAATTTAGTTCATGCGCTCGACAGCTTGTAGAATTCTAGCTTTTAATATTGCATTATGTATACATTTTGAATATACTTGAGATACAAGTATAATATGTAGATATTTTTCATAGATGGACATGTAGTAACACTGTTCTGAAAGAGACGAAAATGCgtagaatttatatatcaacAAAGCAGAAGGTACTGTCTGGAGCTCCGGTGCTTTGcatttcccttttatttcgcGTACATACGATgcgaagtatataaaatcgcGAGGAATAGAGAGACCAGGAAAATacagtaaatatttttcgtatgCCAGGTAGGTCTTATTTATTTGCAGATTATTAACTACCTTTAAAATGAATGTAAATTCATTATACATTTGAAAGGTTTAATATACTCATCTAGTTCCATCTTtcgtaaagaaataattaaaaggttTCATTTATTAGTTGAGGATAATGTAACAAACGAACTAACGataatttctctttgtctttctcgttggacacacacacacaacggAACAATATTTTATGCGCTTTTGGCATTCTTGTCGAGTTTCTCATAGATTCATATTATTCAGTTTCTATGAAAGGGACCGAAACTATTTTTCTCATATACGTTATTTCCTTGTTAGATATGCACATTGCTCTGTTTACTCACGCGAAACCAGGCATGTACGTCAAGGGAAGAACTAATACGaacgtataaattattttctcatacttggcttgttcttttctttttctttttttggtcaTTCCTTCtgttattaaaagaagaagaagaagaagaagaagaaaaaagggaagaaatgaGAAACTAGTTATATcacataaattatttatttaagcaGTTTATTAAACgcttatagaaaaaaatgtattaacacTGTCGACGTTACACTTTTACActttcttgatttttctttttctctcaaattGCTCAaactgtttctttccttttatttcttttatcgatgcATTATAACAATGTAATCGAAATTGGACGTATAATTCACACTCGATTTAAAGTTAGATATCTTCTAAGGAACCTGTTCGTTAGTCCTTACTCtgaatcatatttttattgttgctattgttgctactattgttattactgttattattgttattattattattattattattattattgtcatcatcattattattattattattatttcgaggGCTCGTACGTTGTGATTCGCTTACTACGTTTCCTTTTGATTTCGTTCTCTGTTTTCCTTTCAAGCTGGATAATACTTGTCTCGAGCACTCTTCAATAATTCTCTGCTCTTTCTCAGTCAATTCTAAcgtcggaaaatttccaagaTTCACTTCTGGATCTCTGTGAAAACACGAGAGTATATTTCAAAGGACAtactcaaatatatatatatatatatatatatatatgttatcatacctatataaaataaattatagtttataataaaatagaggATGCATTGTATTCGTCCTTTTGTATTTTACTAATAGATAATTCTGTTTGTTGGTTAATTCATTTGATTATCGGACAGAGGAAagaaatgttattactgtcgttgtaaaaaaaaatggatcattaaaaaaaaattaaggggAATATTAAACACGGTCCATTACGGAGAACTTGCAAATGAGACTACTAAAATGTGGGCCAGTGCCGTATGCATTACTGGTAGCTCTCTCGGTTGAAGCgatagaaaattgaaaaaaataaaaaaaagacaagagaaaataaaacaaaggaagATGAAATTACTCTTCGACTTTAACGTTCACCACTTTGCGTTACTTTCATTACTCTTctgtacttaaaaaaaaaaagaaaaaaaaaaaaaaaaaagaaaaaaaaagagagagagaaaaggaaaaaagaaaaatgagagagaggcGAATTACGAAAAGAACGGAGAGACGACAGTGTGCTATAAatctttgataaaagaaaaaaggaaatttcttATCCGCTTTgtccatttttaatattcgcgaaggaaatgaaaaactattcgtgatgataataatcacgataataataagtagatgatgacgatgatgataatcgTTCAAACGTGTTTTGATTACTTTCTGTTAAAGTTTTGTGGATGGAAATAAAAGTAGAAgcagaaatagaaatagaaacgaCGGGAAGTCCTTTGCGATCTAATTTCGCTCGACTCTACGCTCGAGCACGCTTTCCGTTAATCTCGAGCGACTTACTCGAGTTGCGAATTATTTTCGTGAATATTTCACTCACCTTTGATACCTGTTAAGTTTCGTTACGATCTTCCTTAAACtgctctctcttttctgtAGACTCCTCAGGTCGCCTTCTCTCTCCTGCGAACAaagtatttctattttatcgacaTCTTATcctatttgtttttattttattttattcttcagaAACATTTGTTCAATTCGTTCtttataatacatttgatTACTTTCAAGATATTCCTGATAACTCTTAATTCTTCCTCACGAGATTCCTGAATGTGACGCATAGTAATCGTCTCGCACGTTAGCCTAAGTATTTGCTGACGATACGTTTGTTCTCGTTCCATTGCCTTGTCCCAAGCTTCTTCTCTCGCTATTACTGCGTCCCTTAGGACTTGCATGTCCTTTTCCATGATATCCAGCTCCGATCTAGGAGGTTAACGTTAACGTGTCCTCTTAAAAATTCTACTCATGAACGGATAAatcacagagagaaagaaaaatagggagagagggaaagagtatGTGCACGTTCTTTCAAATGCTTTAAGGATTTTCATGAAATACGAAGGGATATAACAACTAtagcaaaaaatataaaataaaaatgtcaaaGTAAATTGGAAATTGATTTAAGCcattatacaaaattaaaattcaaatccATTTACGTTTTATTAACAGCTTAAAATACGatcgattttgttttttaattagatcgacttcatttaataataagtttcCTACGATTAATAGTAGCTCTCTGTTCGTCCTTTATCCAATAGATTATTGATAAAGTTTATTAAAACGTTCGTATATGATTACCTCGTAATTGTGACCGTAGTTACACCGTTTGTAAAATTCTCCAATTTGTTCTGACATCCCTGACAAAGGGACCAATTCTGTACGGCCCGCTCTACGGTCGCAATGACATCGGTTGTCGAGCTgctattttccattttatttaaaatttcatctTCCTGAGGAAGTTGTACGTAATGAATGTAATTACGCTTGTCGATGCGAACAAATAtagcaatatatatttaagatattaatTGTAAAGCAGACACAATATCAGATGAATTTATTGTTtagtatttctttatttattagacACTTACCATtcgtttatttgatttttcagTAATTTccctcttcgtcttcgtcaaTTCTACTTGCAACGAAGCTAATTTATGCTCCAACtctttgtttttacttttctcccCGTCAAGACTGCGaggaaaaacgagaaaaattattatgtaagACGTTCGATTTTATCAAGTATTCCTCACCGACTTTtcaaattctctttttctccaaaGAGCTCACGACACTTCTCACGCATCGTAGCATTCTTCTCTTCGAGCAATTTCAATCTAACTTTAATACTTTCTACGGACCTTGCATTAGCGATTGAAATTCGTCGATCTCGAGCTGATTCGCTGGCTATTTTCCTCATTTCCACCCTGTCCTCTGGGAATACAAGTTGCTCGCCTCTAcctatgaaattttctttcgaactttcgaattctttcgaatatcgttaacattcgatgtaatattttattaattagacCTACTTTAGGTGTATTCTTGATAACaatgaaaaggaaattaattataaaagtgaaTGAATTAGATCAATacaaatttggaaaaaaaaaaaaaaacaatgaaaaacaaTCCCTGCAATAAAgcaattctattattatatttcaatgtattatcacgaaaaattaaatattcaattatctCGTTCTACGTCCTTTGAATGTTGTTCgagataattacaatttattatgtTGCAATTAAACCGGTTTTCTCCGGATGTATCTGTGCCGGTCGTGCTTCTACTATAATCCATGGACATTGGAGTGATCCATCCAGCTGTTGTGTAACTTCCTGAAAGGATGATAAATTTGTTCGTTCTgtgtttgaaaattaattacttcTCTTTTGGTCAGACTTCTCTTTTAGTTCccgtagataaataaaatagttctTTTGATAAAAGATATGATAATTGGGTAGacgatcgaataataattgttgaaattaattggtaaattaaaaaaatattctctattcAACAAATCTATTTTCCGCTTACCAGTGTACATTTCATTACAAGGGCTACGAATGCTCGATGAATGTATCGAATTGTCGTGATCGTAAGAACGTGGAGTATCCAGGTGATATATCCGATCCATTCTGTGATCAATCGATTGACAATTCAAGCAGGACATCTTGGATTCTGTTATGTCGATATCTTCTGACTATATTTTCTCGTATtagtttgatatttttatgggTTGCGACCAACATTTAGAAGTTCCTTAAAATCAGGAAAGAGAAAGTttgtgtttttctcttttctttttttttttttttctttttcctttctcttcaaaATCTTCACATATTAATGATCGTTGATGTAATATCAACGACgaacgaaaaattattacttttctttaatGGACGCAAACATCCTTTTACACTctgaaatttct from Vespa crabro chromosome 12, iyVesCrab1.2, whole genome shotgun sequence includes:
- the LOC124428296 gene encoding pleckstrin homology domain-containing family M member 2 isoform X1, which produces MSPPGDECASVTPSSRIGDVLGVSLGKFSFLSFKFLYYLNKKDVTSSHYEMPSQEDMDLCTDKVLSKSRILQELTKAVKLVYAQSLYGTVVLDGDSWLVYWLDRALRHGLRVERHGYWGTARELSHQDTVVVIHALQSVLTSIGKGRAWLYHTLSEGSFESYLACLLRDNKTLKKQYFPHALVRDADKTNQLVNLLAGLENVSFTLQLDVTYLDICNYMPQRPMSINSSGTVLSLHLRSSSVCSSLASPGDSGVAFDSDMDLANETDASSYKEEDSSMDDIPDYRNNRYKVIINNCIQENKNFSSSDSSEDGKTPMQSPAVTKFQNVIMTKSDIANQNLTRKLEDNELNCSSLDTLKGYDYYSRSLDTVHLDAVNNKCDNGIKDINKRSSYYGDGSYSFKKNIDPRNSYVINNDTNLLELSMTISDCDNIEPPYGILNTLNMTDASILSTSSSEAIVQRRQRKKKRESKKRVSFHEDILKTMKLDDDSYADFSMSFLTPNSIQKKDAQKGRYSWCGHGDTPYVQKSTNTRNAHSDYYSFSSSSSVFDSDIEKKGTQKLCNQTLCQKNCKCSCDLSLPERGSPEGQEDPAKSLRPKMEIELEENEAQEAYIVEKQYGNIVEDPPVKIEMPRPQNSKKYASSSDWSDVESVTTSDLEERKMINRHLASPSKKRNMTSILTGESSSKLLAPPLRQAPSKTSLLSRFLRSITERKFESKKTKKPQKSNPLYIKGIKANYDSFKDFNDNLDREIQENVAAEKQEFSGEKISLKLRETFKKHIYRDKTEELYKVYKVRSSYMTNGESKPMIALLTDKTLYLTGSKLDHSYSNQFVIPYNELDVIMIGPNAQTILISNADYEMQYLFSTGSSHTTSELITHLEIAMRRSPSKPRLPAVKELSYEDMHILKQSILSDTAVHPDEKIEHYSLIYMEDEHMSPPSTPCGPTKEGDLMFRPHTYQHIHPNAPINPWEAGYFVLKGGVVYMFTDLNQRLPKRAIPLKGGLCQGCRRIPNSHRPHTFEILLKPNKAFQFAAPDEYVASEWLQSFVQSASGLFDCSDKREPMPCSLVTTTRHLVAMKEVYPGSQRNQTLSCASVEDLTAFRVPLPEQSWCILEFACREVHENSGDWVIYFTNYTELCTFREILQTLWADADLGEFPMVTLPPEDKLHRRCSDASKDLEYAWQYLLPSMVE
- the LOC124428383 gene encoding unconventional myosin-XVIIIa-like — protein: MRKIASESARDRRISIANARSVESIKVRLKLLEEKNATMREKCRELFGEKENLKSRLDGEKSKNKELEHKLASLQVELTKTKREITEKSNKRMEDEILNKMENSSSTTDVIATVERAVQNWSLCQGCQNKLENFTNGVTTVTITRSELDIMEKDMQVLRDAVIAREEAWDKAMEREQTYRQQILRLTCETITMRHIQESREEELRVIRNILKEREGDLRSLQKRESSLRKIVTKLNRYQRDPEVNLGNFPTLELTEKEQRIIEECSRQVLSSLKGKQRTKSKGNVVSESQQQCYYMSIYEKYLHIILVSQVYSKCIHNAILKARILQAVERMN